Proteins from a single region of Pseudomonas sp. BSw22131:
- a CDS encoding aliphatic sulfonate ABC transporter substrate-binding protein, with protein MTHLPGFNLLPLPLTSLVATFVLAVGLQSAVNAAEAPPAEVHLDYAYYSPVSLVLKHFGWLEKALPESKVTWVFSQGSNRSLEYLNSGGVDFASSASLSAVLARANGSPIKSVYVYSRAEWTALVVRKDSTLKTVADLKGKKIAATKGTDPYLFTLRALQQAHLTKDDVELLHLQHPDGRIALENGDVDAWAGLDPQMAASEIQAGSRLLYRNKDFNSDGVISVTESYAKEHPDAVKTVLSAYEKAREWSLKNPEELAKLLATESGLPLDVAKRQLTRTDISNPQLTEKDVTASKAAAPILVSEALVRKGVNVDQVIEQLIDPSFSKAVIVTP; from the coding sequence ATGACTCACCTTCCCGGCTTCAACCTGCTGCCCCTGCCTTTAACCTCACTGGTTGCGACGTTCGTGTTGGCGGTCGGCCTGCAGTCAGCGGTCAATGCCGCTGAAGCGCCGCCTGCTGAAGTCCATCTCGATTACGCCTACTACTCGCCCGTCAGCCTGGTGCTCAAGCACTTCGGCTGGCTCGAAAAAGCCTTGCCTGAGTCGAAAGTAACGTGGGTGTTCAGTCAGGGCAGCAACCGCTCGCTTGAATACCTGAACAGCGGCGGCGTGGACTTCGCCTCCTCCGCCAGCCTGTCGGCCGTGCTGGCACGCGCCAATGGCAGCCCGATCAAATCGGTGTACGTCTACAGCCGCGCCGAATGGACTGCATTGGTGGTGCGCAAGGACTCCACGCTCAAGACCGTTGCCGACCTCAAAGGCAAGAAGATCGCAGCGACCAAGGGCACTGACCCGTACCTCTTCACCCTGCGCGCCTTGCAGCAGGCGCACTTGACCAAGGACGACGTCGAACTGCTGCACCTGCAACACCCGGACGGCCGCATTGCACTGGAAAACGGCGACGTCGATGCCTGGGCGGGCCTTGACCCGCAAATGGCCGCCAGCGAAATCCAGGCCGGTTCGCGCTTGCTGTATCGCAACAAGGATTTCAACAGCGACGGCGTGATCAGCGTGACCGAGTCCTATGCCAAAGAGCATCCAGACGCCGTTAAAACCGTATTGAGCGCGTACGAAAAAGCCCGTGAGTGGTCGCTGAAAAACCCTGAAGAACTGGCGAAACTGCTTGCCACTGAATCGGGCCTGCCGCTGGACGTCGCCAAACGGCAACTGACCCGCACCGACATCAGCAACCCGCAACTGACCGAAAAAGACGTGACCGCGTCCAAAGCCGCCGCGCCGATTCTGGTGTCTGAGGCGCTGGTCCGCAAAGGCGTCAACGTCGATCAGGTGATTGAACAACTGATTGATCCCAGCTTCTCGAAAGCGGTGATCGTCACGCCATGA
- a CDS encoding ABC transporter permease, which translates to MKTSNTHWRTRLKGLAVPVAIIVLLEIVVRIGWVPSYQMPAPSEIAVTLIDLANGALWKHIGASLVRVLSGFAIGASLALLFAAWVGLSREAEAYLEPTFAGLRSIPSLAWVPLLLLWLGIGETSKVVLIAIGAFSPVYLNGVSAIRGIDRKLVEVGRVFGFSQRQMTLHVFLPAAMPGLFTGLRSGLSLSWMFLVAAELIAATKGLGYLLSDGRETSRPDIVLAAIIVLAVLGKLSDGVLAALEKRFLSWRDAFKGSSKSLTRQTTHSSKLHETERPA; encoded by the coding sequence ATGAAAACGTCAAACACACACTGGCGCACGCGCCTCAAAGGGCTCGCTGTGCCGGTGGCGATCATCGTCCTGTTGGAAATCGTCGTACGCATCGGCTGGGTGCCGTCCTACCAGATGCCCGCGCCGAGCGAGATCGCCGTGACGCTGATCGACCTGGCCAACGGCGCACTGTGGAAACACATCGGCGCCAGCCTGGTGCGGGTGCTCAGCGGTTTCGCCATCGGCGCCAGCCTGGCCCTGCTGTTCGCGGCATGGGTGGGGCTGAGCCGTGAAGCCGAGGCCTATCTGGAGCCGACGTTCGCCGGACTACGCTCGATTCCGAGCCTGGCGTGGGTGCCGCTGTTGTTGCTGTGGCTGGGCATCGGCGAGACCTCCAAAGTGGTGTTGATCGCCATCGGCGCGTTTTCCCCGGTGTACCTGAACGGCGTCTCAGCCATTCGCGGGATTGATCGCAAGCTGGTGGAGGTGGGTCGGGTGTTTGGCTTCAGCCAGCGGCAAATGACGCTGCATGTCTTCCTGCCAGCCGCAATGCCGGGGTTGTTCACCGGGTTGCGCAGCGGGTTGAGTCTGTCGTGGATGTTTCTGGTGGCCGCCGAGTTGATCGCCGCCACCAAAGGGCTGGGTTATCTGCTCAGCGACGGGCGGGAGACGTCACGCCCGGACATCGTACTGGCCGCGATCATTGTCCTGGCGGTGTTGGGCAAGTTGAGCGATGGCGTGCTGGCCGCACTGGAAAAACGCTTTCTTTCCTGGCGTGATGCCTTCAAGGGCAGCAGCAAAAGCCTTACGCGCCAAACGACCCACTCCAGCAAACTGCACGAAACTGAACGCCCTGCCTGA